The Patescibacteria group bacterium DNA window TATCGCCTTTCTGAAAGGGAGATTGGTTTAAAAAATGGACCCGGGGAAGAGCGGAGTATAATTATTCCGGCCAGAACCCTCCAAGAATTAATTAGAATATTGTCCGGCTTGAAAGAAAACGGAGATATGGGCGGAGACGATGAAGAAATAAAATTTTATATTTCCGATAACCAAATTTTATTTACCGTTAAATCAACCGAGCTTATTTCCCGCCTAATCGAAGGGCAATATCCGGATTATAAACAAATCATTCCCACCACTCCTAAAACCACGGCCCTGGTTAACCGGGCGGAATTGGTTAGGGCCATAAAAGCTTCCTCCCTTTTTTCCAAAACCAGCATTAATGATGTTAACCTTGATTTTCCCAAAGATAAAAAACAGATGGTAATTTCTTCAGCTTCCGATCAAACCGGCGAAAGCGTTATTAAACTGGAAGCAAACAGCCGAGGCGAAGATAATGGCGTCGTTATAAATTATAGATATTTGCTTGACGGGCTCAACAATATAGACGGCGAGAATGTGAAGATAGGGATAATTGACAATAATACCCCCTGCCTTCTTCAACCAGAAGGCGAAAAAGATTATTTGTATATTATCATGCCGATTAAGCAGTAAATATAAAAATAAAATAAAAAGATAATATAAAAAAAGCATACAAAAATCGCCAGCGAGGTGGCTGGCGATTTTTG harbors:
- the dnaN gene encoding DNA polymerase III subunit beta, producing the protein MKFSILKENLNSALFIVSHITGKNINLPILNNVMMEAKEGNIKLISTNLEMGIVHSMRGKIEKEGSFTVDSRVIADYVALLPNKKVDVERRESNLVIECENYKTKIKGQPVDEYPLIPSVDRDNFYSAGVGEFKKALAQVVFAVSTSETRLELSGVFFNFRGNKLILAATDSYRLSEREIGLKNGPGEERSIIIPARTLQELIRILSGLKENGDMGGDDEEIKFYISDNQILFTVKSTELISRLIEGQYPDYKQIIPTTPKTTALVNRAELVRAIKASSLFSKTSINDVNLDFPKDKKQMVISSASDQTGESVIKLEANSRGEDNGVVINYRYLLDGLNNIDGENVKIGIIDNNTPCLLQPEGEKDYLYIIMPIKQ